In a single window of the Micromonospora sp. WMMD1155 genome:
- a CDS encoding metalloregulator ArsR/SmtB family transcription factor, whose product MNEVAVAIADPVRRHILTMLRDEPLSAGDIAQRFTISRPAISRHLRVLRESGLVRDETVGRQRIYRLDPGPLAPLVGWLAGLAGTDRWERHLDALETEVYRTRRERRSRGPAGHRREHTA is encoded by the coding sequence GTGAACGAGGTGGCTGTCGCGATCGCGGACCCGGTGCGGCGGCACATCCTGACCATGCTGCGCGACGAACCCCTGTCGGCCGGCGACATCGCCCAGCGGTTCACGATCAGCCGCCCCGCCATCAGCCGCCACCTCCGCGTGCTGCGCGAGAGCGGGCTGGTCCGCGACGAGACGGTCGGCCGACAACGGATCTACCGCCTGGACCCGGGCCCGCTCGCGCCGCTGGTCGGCTGGCTCGCCGGGCTCGCCGGCACCGACCGGTGGGAACGGCACCTCGACGCGTTGGAGACCGAGGTCTACCGCACCCGCCGAGAGCGCCGCAGCCGCGGCCCGGCGGGACACCGAAGGGAGCACACGGCATGA
- a CDS encoding HAD family phosphatase, protein MLFDMDGTLVDSEKLWDVALQELAREYGGDLSVEARHAIIGTAMAESMRILHDDLGQPERDPEISAAWINARILELFRTGLPWRPGAFELLRGVRAAGIPTALVTSSPRALVEIALDTLGRDNFDTVVAGDEVVAAKPHPEPYLTAARRLGVPIERCVAIEDSPTGVASALASGAAVLAVPAEVALAGTVGVHQVGSLTDVDLDLLAALLADRAAA, encoded by the coding sequence GTGCTCTTCGACATGGACGGCACGTTGGTCGACAGCGAGAAGCTGTGGGACGTCGCGTTGCAGGAACTCGCCCGGGAGTACGGGGGTGACCTCTCCGTCGAAGCCCGCCACGCGATCATCGGCACCGCGATGGCCGAGTCGATGCGGATCTTGCACGACGACCTGGGGCAGCCCGAACGGGACCCGGAGATCAGCGCGGCGTGGATCAACGCCCGGATCCTGGAGCTGTTCCGCACCGGGCTGCCGTGGCGGCCGGGCGCGTTCGAGTTGCTGCGTGGGGTCCGCGCGGCGGGGATCCCCACCGCGCTGGTCACCTCCAGTCCCCGGGCGCTCGTCGAGATCGCCCTGGACACCCTGGGCCGGGACAACTTCGACACGGTGGTCGCCGGTGACGAGGTGGTCGCGGCCAAGCCGCACCCCGAGCCGTACCTGACCGCCGCCCGGCGACTGGGTGTGCCGATCGAGCGGTGTGTGGCGATCGAGGACTCACCGACCGGGGTGGCCAGCGCGCTCGCCTCGGGCGCGGCGGTGCTGGCCGTACCGGCGGAGGTGGCGCTCGCCGGCACAGTCGGCGTACACCAGGTGGGAAGCCTGACCGACGTGGACCTGGACCTGCTCGCGGCGCTGCTGGCCGACCGGGCCGCAGCCTGA
- a CDS encoding neutral zinc metallopeptidase, with amino-acid sequence MGVRFGRGAKGPLAGLLVAALVSLACAGGGLAEPEGERPAPEQSQASPGPGTTRADSTTSVAEFEQDVADAQAIAERYWAAQFKASGQRFQPVRRITPYQREGEVSCGGEPLPRNNAVYCSRGDFIAYDVRWSVAAFRQVGDAFVFYLLGHEYAHAIQVRLGINYSFTIQQELQADCMAGAYLGDSVRSGALTLADGDLDEFREGLAAVGDDPDQPWFAEGSHGTAEQRTESFFRGYERSLEACDLG; translated from the coding sequence GTGGGCGTACGGTTCGGACGCGGCGCGAAGGGTCCGCTCGCAGGGCTGCTGGTCGCCGCCCTGGTGTCGCTGGCCTGCGCGGGCGGCGGGTTGGCCGAGCCGGAGGGGGAGCGTCCGGCTCCGGAGCAGTCGCAGGCGTCACCCGGGCCGGGCACCACCCGGGCCGACAGCACCACGAGCGTGGCCGAGTTCGAGCAGGACGTCGCCGACGCCCAGGCGATCGCCGAGCGCTACTGGGCGGCCCAGTTCAAGGCGTCCGGGCAACGGTTCCAACCGGTCCGGCGGATCACCCCCTACCAGCGGGAGGGCGAGGTGTCCTGCGGTGGTGAGCCGCTGCCCCGCAACAACGCGGTCTACTGCTCGCGGGGCGACTTCATCGCGTACGACGTCCGCTGGTCGGTGGCGGCGTTCCGCCAGGTCGGTGACGCGTTCGTGTTCTACCTGCTCGGGCACGAGTACGCGCACGCCATCCAGGTCCGGCTCGGCATCAACTACAGCTTCACCATCCAGCAGGAGTTGCAGGCCGACTGCATGGCCGGGGCGTACCTCGGTGACTCGGTGCGCTCCGGTGCCCTGACCCTGGCCGACGGCGACCTGGACGAGTTCCGGGAAGGGTTGGCGGCGGTCGGTGACGACCCCGACCAGCCGTGGTTCGCCGAGGGTTCGCACGGCACCGCCGAGCAGCGCACCGAATCGTTCTTCCGCGGCTACGAGCGGTCGCTGGAGGCCTGCGACCTGGGCTGA
- a CDS encoding SRPBCC family protein, which yields MTRTPAGRLFRTATGHDLVLTRTFRAPAADVWASLTESERTARWFGPWEGDAGPGRTIRVQMAYEEQQPWCDVRIDACEPQRHLAVSMIDSYGTWLLELTLTEVDGNTELRFVQHLATVEGIAETGAGWEYYLDMLVASHDGSPRPDFDDYHPAMQPYYQDLVAAERP from the coding sequence ATGACCCGCACACCCGCCGGACGCCTGTTCCGCACCGCCACCGGTCACGACCTCGTCCTCACCCGCACGTTCCGCGCCCCGGCGGCGGACGTCTGGGCCAGCCTGACCGAGTCGGAGCGCACCGCCCGCTGGTTCGGCCCCTGGGAGGGCGACGCGGGGCCCGGACGGACCATCCGGGTCCAGATGGCGTACGAGGAGCAGCAGCCCTGGTGCGACGTCCGGATCGACGCCTGCGAACCGCAGCGGCATCTCGCCGTGTCGATGATCGACAGCTACGGCACCTGGCTGCTGGAGCTGACGCTGACCGAGGTCGACGGCAACACCGAGCTGCGGTTCGTGCAGCACCTCGCGACCGTGGAGGGCATCGCCGAGACGGGCGCCGGCTGGGAGTACTACCTGGACATGCTCGTCGCCTCCCACGACGGCTCACCCCGCCCCGACTTCGACGACTACCACCCGGCGATGCAGCCGTACTACCAGGATCTGGTCGCCGCCGAGCGCCCCTAG
- a CDS encoding ionic transporter y4hA, translated as MAASLRSRMTDWTFVVPVLAVLVLIATWGRNLPGPVIVVVALLLGGAVLAAVHHAEVVAHRVGEPYGSLVLAVAVTVIEVALIVTLMISGPEKTQSLARDTVFAAVMITCNGILGLSLLLGALRRRVAVFNPEGTGGALATVITLAALSLVLPTFTTARPGPEFSPAQLAFAAVASLALYGLFVLVQTGRHRDYFLPVDSRGQVIDAEEHAKPPSNRAALVSLVLLLVALVAVVGDAKTVSPTIEAGVAAANLPHAFVGVIIALLVLLPETLAAARAARRDRVQISLNLALGSAMASIGLTIPVIAIASIWLEGPLLLGLGGTQLVLLALTAVTAVLTVVPGRANVLQGGVHLVLLAAFVFLAASP; from the coding sequence ATGGCCGCCTCCCTCCGCTCCCGGATGACCGACTGGACCTTCGTCGTACCCGTGCTCGCCGTTCTCGTGTTGATCGCCACGTGGGGGCGGAACCTGCCGGGGCCGGTCATCGTGGTGGTCGCGCTGCTACTCGGCGGCGCGGTGCTCGCGGCCGTGCACCACGCGGAGGTGGTCGCCCACCGGGTGGGGGAGCCGTACGGGTCACTGGTGCTCGCCGTCGCGGTCACCGTGATCGAGGTCGCCCTCATCGTCACGCTGATGATCAGCGGGCCGGAGAAGACCCAGTCGCTCGCCCGGGACACCGTCTTCGCCGCCGTCATGATCACCTGTAACGGGATACTCGGCCTGTCCCTGCTGCTCGGCGCCCTGCGTCGCCGGGTCGCGGTGTTCAACCCCGAGGGCACCGGTGGGGCCCTCGCGACCGTGATCACCCTGGCCGCCCTGAGCCTCGTCCTCCCGACCTTCACCACGGCCCGTCCGGGCCCGGAGTTCAGCCCCGCCCAGCTCGCCTTCGCCGCCGTCGCGTCGCTGGCGCTGTACGGGTTGTTCGTGCTCGTGCAGACCGGGCGGCACCGCGACTACTTCCTCCCGGTCGACAGCCGGGGTCAGGTCATCGACGCCGAGGAGCACGCCAAGCCGCCGAGCAACCGCGCGGCGCTGGTCAGCCTCGTGCTGTTGCTGGTGGCACTGGTCGCCGTGGTCGGCGACGCCAAGACCGTCTCACCGACCATCGAGGCCGGCGTCGCGGCGGCGAACCTGCCGCACGCGTTCGTCGGTGTGATCATCGCCCTGCTGGTGCTACTGCCGGAAACCCTGGCCGCCGCCCGCGCCGCCCGCCGCGACCGCGTGCAGATCAGCCTGAACCTGGCCCTCGGCTCGGCGATGGCCAGCATCGGCCTGACCATTCCCGTCATCGCGATCGCCTCGATCTGGCTGGAGGGCCCGCTGCTGCTCGGCCTCGGTGGCACCCAGCTCGTCCTGCTCGCGCTGACCGCGGTGACCGCCGTACTGACCGTCGTGCCCGGCCGGGCCAACGTGCTGCAGGGCGGTGTGCACCTGGTGCTGTTGGCCGCCTTCGTCTTCCTGGCCGCCAGCCCGTAA
- a CDS encoding methyltransferase domain-containing protein: protein MQATDHLADSRYARMRWNTPLSEEHAALLLRRLDVRPGARVLDLGCGWGELLLRAVAAGGVSGALATRGVGVDTDDSALARGRRSAADRSLDRHVAFVKGEAAAWQEPADRVLCIGSAHAFGGTGTALDALATVVEPGGRLLFGDAYWERPPTPDTEQIFGPEVTDLPDLVEAARERGWRVLHLSTADQREWDDFESTWLAGRQEWLLRYPEDPRAADVRAELDDRLRQYVGGYRGVLGLAYLVLGR, encoded by the coding sequence ATGCAGGCAACCGACCACCTCGCCGACAGCCGCTACGCACGGATGCGCTGGAACACACCCCTGTCCGAGGAGCACGCCGCGCTGCTGCTGCGGCGACTCGACGTACGCCCCGGCGCGCGGGTGCTCGACCTGGGCTGTGGCTGGGGTGAGCTGCTGCTGCGGGCGGTCGCCGCCGGTGGCGTGTCCGGCGCGCTCGCCACCCGGGGCGTCGGCGTCGACACCGATGACTCCGCGCTCGCCCGCGGGCGCAGGTCGGCGGCCGACCGTTCCCTCGACCGGCACGTCGCCTTCGTGAAGGGCGAGGCGGCCGCCTGGCAGGAGCCCGCCGACCGGGTCCTGTGCATCGGGTCGGCACATGCCTTCGGTGGCACCGGCACCGCGCTGGACGCACTCGCCACCGTGGTCGAACCGGGAGGCCGGCTACTGTTCGGCGACGCCTACTGGGAACGGCCCCCGACCCCTGACACAGAGCAGATCTTCGGACCCGAGGTCACGGACCTGCCCGACCTCGTCGAGGCCGCCCGGGAACGCGGCTGGCGGGTGCTGCACCTGAGCACCGCCGACCAGCGTGAGTGGGACGACTTCGAGTCCACCTGGCTGGCCGGGCGGCAGGAGTGGCTGCTGAGGTACCCGGAGGATCCCCGGGCGGCCGACGTCCGCGCGGAACTCGACGACCGGTTGCGCCAGTACGTCGGTGGTTACCGGGGGGTGCTCGGCCTCGCCTACCTCGTCCTCGGCCGCTGA
- a CDS encoding sigma-70 family RNA polymerase sigma factor, producing the protein MPETRVEDLLRDLAPQVLGALVRRYGHFDTAEDAVQEALIAAADGWPRDGVPENPRGWLITVASRRLTDLLRREQARMRREDTVARWVLPEQWRAPAADRPPADEDDTLILLFLCCHPALSPASQIALTLRAVGGLTTAEVARAFLVPEATMTRRISRGKQRIRDSGLRFALPTGAERADRLAAVLHVLYLIFTEGYARTTGPGLLRADLTAEAIRLTRLVHRLLPDDPEVTGLLALMLLTDARAPARIGPHGELVPMAEQDRSRWRADQIAEGTELITRALPHGVVGAYQVQAAIAAVHDEAPEAQDTDWAQITALYEVLLGISDNPVVALNHAVAVAMSRGPAQGLALLADLADDARLADDPRLPAARAHLWEMVGERVAAREAYRMAAARSTNLAQQRYLNARAERLGDPPPTA; encoded by the coding sequence GTGCCGGAGACACGGGTCGAGGACCTGCTGCGCGACCTCGCGCCGCAGGTCCTCGGCGCGCTGGTCCGCCGTTACGGGCACTTCGACACCGCCGAGGACGCGGTGCAGGAGGCGCTGATCGCCGCGGCCGACGGTTGGCCGCGCGACGGCGTACCGGAGAACCCCCGCGGCTGGCTGATCACCGTCGCGTCCCGCCGGTTGACCGACCTGCTGCGCCGGGAACAGGCCCGGATGCGCCGCGAGGACACGGTGGCGCGGTGGGTGCTCCCGGAGCAGTGGCGCGCTCCGGCGGCTGATCGACCGCCGGCGGACGAGGACGACACGCTCATCCTGCTCTTCCTGTGCTGCCATCCGGCGCTGTCGCCGGCGTCGCAGATCGCGCTCACGCTGCGCGCGGTGGGCGGGTTGACCACCGCCGAGGTGGCCCGCGCGTTCCTGGTGCCGGAGGCGACGATGACCCGGCGGATCAGCCGGGGCAAGCAACGGATTCGCGACAGCGGGCTGCGGTTCGCCCTACCCACCGGGGCCGAACGCGCCGACCGGCTCGCCGCCGTGCTGCACGTGCTCTACCTGATCTTCACCGAGGGGTACGCGCGCACCACCGGCCCGGGGTTGCTGCGCGCCGACCTGACCGCCGAGGCGATCCGGCTGACCCGCCTGGTGCACCGCCTGCTACCGGATGATCCCGAGGTCACCGGGCTACTGGCGTTGATGCTGCTCACCGATGCCCGCGCTCCGGCGCGGATCGGCCCGCACGGCGAGTTGGTGCCGATGGCCGAGCAGGACCGTTCCCGGTGGCGGGCCGACCAGATCGCCGAGGGGACCGAGCTGATCACCAGGGCGCTGCCGCACGGGGTGGTCGGGGCGTACCAGGTGCAGGCCGCCATCGCCGCCGTGCACGACGAGGCCCCGGAGGCGCAGGATACCGACTGGGCGCAGATCACCGCCCTGTACGAGGTGCTGCTGGGCATCTCGGACAACCCGGTGGTGGCGCTCAACCACGCGGTGGCGGTGGCGATGAGCCGTGGCCCGGCGCAGGGTTTGGCGTTGCTCGCCGACCTGGCCGACGACGCGCGGTTGGCCGACGACCCTCGACTGCCGGCCGCTCGTGCCCACCTGTGGGAGATGGTCGGTGAGCGGGTCGCGGCGCGGGAGGCGTACCGGATGGCGGCTGCCCGGTCGACGAACCTGGCCCAGCAGCGTTACCTGAACGCCCGCGCGGAGCGCCTCGGCGACCCGCCGCCCACCGCCTGA
- a CDS encoding ThuA domain-containing protein gives MRSRSRLLALVTGLAVMLASLATLTTPASAAPLTKVLVFSKTAGFRHSSIPNGIAAIQQLGSANGFTVTATEDANQFTTSNLAQYQAVVFLSTTGDVLNSSQQTAFESYIAAGGGYVGVHAAADTEYNWPWYGQLVGAYFDSHPAIQNATVRIEDNTNPSTAHLPATWVRSDEWYNYRTNPRSSARVLANLDESSYSGGNMSGDHPITWCKAYGGGRAWYTGLGHTEASYTDPNFTRMLLGGLQVAAGSVTADCSPRTTTPPPTTPPPTTSGSTLKARANNQFVSAPNSTTALIANKTSAGTSERFDVVNLANGNVALRAKSNGQYVAAENAGAAALIANRASAGAWETFQLVRNSDGTVSLRATVNSRYVAAENGGSSPLIANRTSIGQWEKFDLVTN, from the coding sequence ATGCGTTCCCGTTCCCGCCTGTTGGCACTCGTCACCGGCTTGGCCGTGATGCTGGCCAGCTTGGCAACCCTCACCACACCGGCCTCGGCGGCACCACTGACCAAGGTCCTGGTGTTCAGCAAGACCGCGGGCTTCCGCCACTCGTCCATCCCGAACGGCATCGCCGCGATCCAGCAGCTCGGCTCGGCCAACGGCTTCACCGTGACCGCCACCGAGGACGCCAACCAGTTCACCACCTCGAACCTGGCCCAGTACCAGGCGGTGGTCTTCCTGTCGACGACCGGTGACGTCCTCAACTCCAGCCAGCAGACGGCCTTCGAGTCGTACATCGCCGCCGGCGGCGGATACGTCGGTGTGCACGCCGCCGCCGACACCGAGTACAACTGGCCGTGGTACGGCCAACTGGTCGGCGCGTACTTCGACTCGCACCCGGCGATCCAGAACGCGACCGTGCGGATCGAGGACAACACCAATCCGTCGACCGCCCACCTCCCGGCGACGTGGGTGCGCTCCGACGAGTGGTACAACTACCGCACCAACCCCCGGTCGAGCGCGCGGGTCCTGGCCAACCTGGACGAGTCGTCGTACAGCGGCGGCAACATGAGCGGTGACCACCCGATCACCTGGTGCAAGGCGTACGGCGGCGGTCGGGCCTGGTACACGGGTCTGGGCCACACCGAGGCGTCGTACACCGACCCGAACTTCACCCGGATGCTGCTCGGCGGCCTCCAGGTCGCCGCGGGTTCGGTGACCGCCGACTGCTCGCCGCGCACGACCACCCCGCCGCCCACCACCCCGCCGCCCACCACCAGCGGCTCCACCCTGAAGGCCCGGGCCAACAACCAGTTCGTCAGCGCGCCGAACTCCACCACCGCGCTGATCGCCAACAAGACCTCCGCGGGCACCAGCGAGCGGTTCGACGTGGTCAACCTCGCCAACGGCAACGTGGCGCTGCGCGCCAAGAGCAACGGGCAGTACGTCGCGGCCGAGAACGCCGGTGCCGCCGCGCTGATCGCCAACCGCGCCTCCGCCGGCGCCTGGGAGACGTTCCAGCTCGTGCGCAACTCCGACGGCACGGTGAGCCTGCGGGCCACGGTGAACAGCCGGTACGTCGCCGCCGAGAACGGGGGCTCCTCCCCGCTGATCGCCAACCGGACCTCCATCGGTCAGTGGGAGAAATTCGACCTCGTCACGAACTGA
- a CDS encoding YciI family protein, translated as MILLYGSQQDYDVLSGRATDRPAMSAEQIAAMHKHMETFHQALAESGELVDAQGLSEPVHARRVQVREGAPVVTDGPYPETQEVLAGYTIVECASFDRATEIAAGLVDPDAPGGYVDVRPVLDGIEDLGG; from the coding sequence ATGATTCTGCTCTACGGCTCACAGCAGGACTACGACGTGCTGTCCGGGCGGGCGACCGACCGGCCCGCCATGTCGGCCGAGCAGATCGCGGCGATGCACAAGCACATGGAGACCTTCCACCAGGCGCTGGCCGAGTCCGGGGAACTGGTCGACGCCCAGGGTTTGAGCGAGCCGGTGCACGCCCGCCGGGTGCAGGTCCGCGAGGGCGCGCCGGTGGTCACCGACGGCCCGTACCCGGAGACGCAGGAGGTCCTGGCGGGTTACACGATCGTAGAGTGCGCCAGCTTCGACCGGGCCACCGAGATCGCCGCCGGCCTGGTCGACCCGGACGCCCCGGGCGGTTACGTGGACGTGCGGCCGGTGCTGGACGGCATCGAGGACCTGGGCGGCTGA
- a CDS encoding alpha/beta fold hydrolase: protein MQNPLTTLADDVAATNRALDRQDGPTVLVGHSWAGTVISEAGNHPNVTALVYVAARAPDAGEDYAALAAKYPTPPANAGLVHHDGYAQLGEAAFLPPRHGHPPGDDRRPHHHGHQRRGQFRTVRPGMTGPGGHTTDRRYGADVVNDSAASGASPLQDQPRYGRRPAERPLPGVTDTWP from the coding sequence GTGCAGAACCCGCTGACAACCCTGGCCGACGACGTCGCCGCCACCAACCGCGCCCTCGACCGCCAGGACGGGCCGACGGTGCTGGTGGGCCACTCCTGGGCCGGCACGGTCATCAGCGAGGCCGGCAACCACCCGAACGTCACCGCCCTGGTGTACGTCGCCGCCCGCGCCCCGGACGCCGGCGAGGACTACGCCGCCCTCGCGGCGAAGTATCCGACGCCCCCGGCGAACGCCGGTCTCGTCCACCACGACGGGTACGCACAGCTCGGCGAGGCGGCGTTCCTCCCACCTCGCCATGGTCACCCACCCGGAGACGATCGCCGACCTCATCATCATGGCCACCAGAGGCGCGGACAGTTCCGCACCGTCCGGCCAGGGATGACCGGGCCGGGAGGGCATACCACCGACCGCCGCTATGGAGCTGATGTCGTAAACGATTCGGCCGCCAGCGGGGCCAGCCCTCTTCAGGACCAACCGAGGTACGGCCGGCGCCCCGCCGAGAGACCACTGCCTGGCGTCACCGACACGTGGCCGTGA
- the mug gene encoding G/U mismatch-specific DNA glycosylase gives MGAQQAGPFRRPTPQEVAAAAGRGLPDVIGPGLRVLFCGFNPGLYSAAVGLPFARKGSRFWPALHGAGFTDRQLHPWEHDELLRHGLGITSLSNRATARADELTSAELVAGVTGLAVKAERYRPRWVAVLGVTAYRIAFARPRAGLGPQSQRLGRARVWVLPNPSGLNAHFPLPALTAEFAKLRQET, from the coding sequence GTGGGGGCGCAGCAGGCGGGGCCGTTTCGGCGGCCGACACCGCAGGAGGTGGCGGCGGCCGCCGGTCGGGGCCTGCCGGACGTGATCGGGCCCGGCCTGCGGGTGCTGTTCTGCGGCTTCAACCCGGGCCTCTACTCCGCCGCCGTGGGGCTGCCCTTCGCCCGCAAGGGCAGCCGGTTCTGGCCGGCCCTGCACGGTGCCGGCTTCACGGACCGGCAACTGCACCCGTGGGAGCACGACGAGTTGCTGCGCCACGGCCTGGGCATCACCAGCCTGAGCAACCGGGCCACCGCCCGCGCCGACGAGCTGACGTCGGCGGAGCTGGTGGCCGGGGTGACCGGGTTGGCGGTGAAGGCCGAGCGGTACCGGCCGCGCTGGGTGGCCGTCCTCGGGGTGACCGCGTACCGGATCGCCTTCGCCCGGCCCCGGGCCGGCCTGGGGCCGCAGTCGCAGCGGCTGGGCCGCGCCCGGGTGTGGGTGCTGCCGAACCCGAGCGGCCTGAACGCGCACTTCCCGTTGCCGGCCTTGACGGCCGAGTTCGCCAAGCTGCGCCAGGAGACCTAG
- a CDS encoding CPBP family intramembrane glutamic endopeptidase — protein sequence MSAGPRLALPWRILVVSAGAVAVWLFLKALLDRDYDRPTHAVGAILTTALVVPLVVVARRLLDRRPWAGIGLPSLREGWRRLLLGMACWLVPAGVGLVLCLGFGWVEISARTSVGDVSRVAVLLVVLVFLKEALPEELIFRGYLQRNLATRLPAWQAAVGQAVLFTLFGFLVGAARSVDRLALFFVFALLLGAFRAATGDIWAGIGFHVAFQTVAQLFGDVGAVFDVVGSDVLGVVAMGAIPFSVSWIVVRHLYRHHLDWRAVAPEPAR from the coding sequence GTGAGCGCCGGACCTCGTCTCGCCCTGCCCTGGCGGATCCTCGTCGTGTCCGCCGGCGCCGTGGCGGTGTGGCTGTTCCTGAAGGCCCTGCTCGACCGCGACTACGACCGACCCACCCACGCCGTCGGGGCGATCCTCACCACGGCGCTCGTCGTACCCCTGGTGGTTGTCGCCCGTCGCCTCCTGGACCGACGTCCGTGGGCCGGCATCGGATTGCCGTCGCTCCGCGAGGGCTGGCGGCGTCTGCTGCTCGGCATGGCCTGCTGGCTGGTCCCCGCCGGGGTGGGGCTCGTGCTCTGCCTGGGCTTCGGTTGGGTCGAGATCAGCGCGCGGACGTCCGTCGGGGACGTGTCGCGCGTGGCGGTGTTGCTGGTGGTGCTCGTCTTCCTCAAGGAGGCGCTGCCGGAGGAGCTGATCTTCCGGGGCTACCTGCAGCGCAACCTCGCCACCCGGTTGCCGGCCTGGCAGGCCGCCGTGGGGCAGGCCGTGCTGTTCACACTGTTCGGGTTTCTCGTCGGGGCCGCCCGGTCCGTCGACCGGCTCGCACTCTTCTTCGTCTTCGCGCTCCTGCTGGGCGCCTTCCGGGCCGCGACCGGCGACATCTGGGCGGGCATCGGCTTCCACGTCGCCTTCCAGACTGTCGCGCAGCTGTTCGGCGACGTGGGGGCGGTCTTCGACGTGGTCGGGTCCGACGTCCTGGGAGTCGTGGCGATGGGGGCCATCCCGTTCTCGGTCAGCTGGATCGTCGTGCGACACCTCTACCGGCACCACCTGGACTGGCGGGCCGTCGCACCGGAGCCGGCACGGTGA